One window of the Rosa rugosa chromosome 3, drRosRugo1.1, whole genome shotgun sequence genome contains the following:
- the LOC133736552 gene encoding TMV resistance protein N-like isoform X2 yields MSIQSPSPPQWKYDVFLSFRGEDTRKAFTDHLYTALDHQGITTFRDDPQLHKGEAISPALFAAIEESRFALIVLSQNYASSTWCLDELVRILECMKARETVLPIFYDVDPSDVRKQTGRFKEAFIDHEERFKDDKEKVQRWRSALTEVATFSGWNSKEWYEAKLIRDIVEVIWKKLQPTSFSFAQNLVGIYSRLQPLNLLLGVGVDDVRFIGIWGMGGIGKTTMVRAVYERISHEFEFSFLLTDVRDSVEKSGLLILQKQLLSGIWTKKADISDLYEGATKIRRLLGHKKVLLILDDVTHSRHLKYLAGNQDWFGSGSRVLITTRNEHLLIEHGVERRLKVEEFNDEDSLQLFSWKAFKRGYPEEDFLGLSKSVINYAKGLPLALEVLGSFLHGRDRSEWNSSLRKLGRVCNLEIFDILKTSYDGLDDEEKKIFLDISCFFCGEDKDRVTEVLISCDVSAIIGIKVLIERCLLTVSYGRLRMHDLLQEMGREIVCQESTNEPGRRSRLWLPQDVKHVLTKNTGTEAIEGIVLDSTELGVKVEVNAKSFSMMNKLRYLVIKNGKLPNELECLPNSLRILKWTGYPSKSLPAHFNPEKLLELNMCHSCIEHFPLEIEPLYNLKTVKLSNSLNLVNTPNFEGCSKLKKLPDDMGHLVSLEELHVNGTGIRELPSSIGMLERLPLLKMEDCEDLVCLPISVGGLKSLKDLNLSGCSKLDKLPEELGHIACLEEVDVSGTSIRELPCSIGMLEGLVSMSLRDCKRLVCLPSSVGGLKSLKDLNLSGCSKLDKLPDELGFVACLEKLDASGSGIREVPSSIGLLKNLKELYLGGCKGRSPKSWNMMFNPFQLLRKRSHILAGLSLPTLSGLHSLTNLDLSDCNLSEIPSDFGCLSLLTSLDLSKNQFVRLPESIGQLSRLEWLHLDWCRKLQTLPELPTGSWINSSNCISLDTLSNQIGKLMGVNCFKMVENESCKSTALSLLTRYLKFQHWTSSGFTRDFHFVAPGDEIPEWYNHQSMGSWITVELHPGWFTNKWMGFAFCVVFRLLKPLPPLVRWSIQCSLKANGKVYAVSGLGFGGQWGQPVSDHIWFFCGQRDEDSHLLWWQEIYQFELDFSIGMKFVQVKKCGVRMVYEEDVEELWQTLLKQRNTKRGLQHYYDDDDAASSSTATGASQEEEEEPHPKRFKRLQLDGAGPSDQKHD; encoded by the exons ATGAGCATACAAAGCCCTTCACCTCCTCAGTGGAAATATGATGTCTTTTTGAGTTTTAGAGGCGAGGATACTCGAAAGGCTTTTACAGACCATTTATACACTGCATTGGATCATCAAGGAATCACAACTTTCAGGGATGATCCTCAACTTCACAAAGGGGAAGCTATTTCTCCAGCACTTTTTGCTGCAATTGAAGAATCAAGATTTGCTCTCATTGTTCTCTCACAAAATTATGCATCGTCAACatggtgcttggatgaacttGTAAGAATTCTTGAATGTATGAAAGCAAGAGAAACGGTGCTGCCAATTTTCTATGATGTTGATCCTTCTGATGTACGAAAGCAAACAGGGAGATTTAAAGAAGCTTTCATTGATCATGAAGAAAGGTTTAAGGACGATAAAGAGAAGGTGCAAAGATGGAGATCTGCTTTAACTGAAGTGGCAACTTTCTCTGGGTGGAATTCAAAGGAATG GTATGAAGCAAAGCTCATTAGAGATATTGTTGAAGTTATATGGAAAAAACTGCAACCTACATCATTCAGTTTTGCACAAAATCTAGTTGGAATTTACTCAAGATTGCAGCCACTCAATTTGCTTTTAGGTGTAGGGGTGGATGACGTCCGTTTCATTGGTATATGGGGAATGGGCGGGATTGGTAAGACAACTATGGTAAGAGCGGTGTATGAGAGAATATCTCATGAATTTGAATTTAGTTTCCTTCTTACCGATGTTAGAGACTCCGTTGAAAAAAGTGGTTTACTTATTCTACAAAAGCAACTTCTCTCTGGGATTTGGACAAAAAAGGCTGACATTTCAGACCTTTATGAAGGAGCCACCAAAATAAGGAGGTTGTTAGGTCACAAGAAAGTTCTTCTCATTCTCGATGATGTGACCCATTCAAGGCATTTGAAATATTTGGCAGGAAACCAAGATTGGTTTGGTTCAGGGAGTAGAGTTCTCATCACAACTAGAAATGAGCATTTATTGATCGAACATGGAGTGGAGAGAAGATTGAAGGTTGAGGAATTTAATGATGAGGATTCTCTTCAGCTTTTTAGCTGGAAAGCATTCAAAAGAGGTTACCCTGAAGAAGATTTTCTTGGTTTGTCTAAATCTGTCATAAATTATGCCAAAGGTCTCCCTTTAGCTCTTGAAGTACTGGGCTCTTTTTTGCATGGAAGAGATCGAAGTGAATGGAACAGTTCATTAAGAAAACTAGGAAGAGTGTGTAACTTGGAAATTTTTGACATACTTAAAACAAGTTATGATGGTCTAgatgatgaagagaagaaaatattcCTAGACATTTCATGCTTCTTTTGCGGAGAGGACAAAGATAGAGTAACAGAAGTACTGATCAGTTGCGATGTTTCTGCGATTATTGGAATAAAAGTTCTTATCGAAAGGTGCCTCTTGACTGTTTCATATGGAAGACTACGAATGCACGATTTGCTCCAAGAAATGGGTCGGGAAATTGTCTGCCAGGAATCTACTAATGAGCCAGGCAGGCGCAGTAGGTTATGGCTTCCTCAAGACGTCAAACATGTCTTGACCAAAAATACT GGAACAGAAGCAATAGAAGGCATTGTTCTGGACTCAACTGAGCTCGGAGTAAAGGTGGAGGTGAATGCTAAATCCTTTTCGATGATGAACAAATTGAGATACCTTGTCATTAAGAATGGGAAACTACCGAATGAGCTTGAATGTCTTCCTAATAGTTTACGAATTCTTAAATGGACCGGGTATCCCTCGAAATCTCTCCCAGCGCATTTCAACCCTGAGAAGCTACTAGAACTTAACATGTGCCATAGTTGCATTGAACATTTTCCTTTGGAAATAGAG CCTTTATACAATTTGAAAACCGTTAAACTCAGCAACTCTTTGAATCTTGTCAACACCCCAAACTTTGAAG GTTGCTCAAAGCTTAAAAAACTACCGGATGACATGGGTCATTTAGTAAGTTTGGAGGAGCTTCATGTGAATGGCACTGGCATAAGAGAATTACCTTCCTCTATTGGAATGCTTGAAAGACTTCCTCTGCTGAAAATGGAAGATTGCGAAGATCTCGTGTGTCTTCCAATTAGTGTAGGTGGCCTGAAATCTCTCAAAGATCTCAATCTTTCTGGTTGCTCAAAGCTTGACAAATTGCCAGAGGAGTTAGGCCATATAGCGTGTTTGGAAGAGGTTGATGTGAGTGGGACTTCTATACGAGAACTACCTTGCTCTATTGGCATGCTTGAAGGACTTGTTTCTATGTCGTTGAGAGATTGCAAACGTCTTGTGTGTCTTCCAAGCAGTGTGGGTGGCTTAAAATCTCTGAAAGATCTCAATCTTTCTGGTTGCTCAAAACTTGATAAATTGCCAGATGAGTTGGGTTTTGTTGCCTGTTTGGAGAAGCTTGATGCGAGTGGAAGTGGCATAAGAGAAGTGCCATCCTCTATTGGTCTTTTGAAAAACCTCAAAGAATTATATCTTGGTGGATGTAAAGGACGGTCACCTAAATCATGGAATATGATGTTCAACCCTTTTCAGTTATTGCGAAAAAGAAGTCACATTCTGGCAGGATTGTCGTTGCCCACTTTGTCTGGTTTGCATTCATTAACCAACTTGGATCTAAGTGACTGCAATCTTTCTGAAATCCCCAGTGATTTTGGATGCTTGTCCTTGTTAACAAGTTTAGATTTGAGCAAAAATCAATTTGTTAGACTACCTGAGAGCATCGGCCAACTCTCTAGACTTGAATGGCTTCACTTGGATTGGTGCCGCAAGCTTCAGACATTGCCAGAGCTTCCAACTGGTTCATGGATAAACAGCAGCAATTGCATTTCATTAGACACATTGTCCAATCAAATAGGAAAATTGATGGGTGTTAACTGTTTCAAAATGGTGGAGAATGAAAGCTGTAAGAGTACAGCACTTTCATTGCTAACACGCTACCTGAAGTTTCAACATTGGACTTCTTCCGGATTTACCCGTGATTTTCACTTTGTTGCTCCTGGAGATGAAATTCCAGAGTGGTACAATCACCAAAGTATGGGGTCTTGGATAACTGTAGAGTTGCATCCAGGTTGGTTTACTAATAAGTGGATGGGATTCGCATTCTGTGTCGTTTTTAGACTCCTCAAACCACTCCCGCCTTTGGTTCGGTGGTCAATTCAGTGCTCATTGAAGGCCAACGGAAAAGTCTATGCTGTTTCTGGTCTAGGTTTTGGGGGACAGTGGGGTCAACCAGTGTCGGATCACATTTGGTTCTTCTGTGGGCAACGTGATGAAGACTCTCATCTACTTTGGTGGCAGGAAATCTATCAGTTTGAATTGGACTTCTCCATAGGAATGAAATTTGTGCAAGTGAAGAAGTGTGGGGTCCGTATGGTATATGAGGAAGATGTGGAGGAGCTTTGGCAAACATTATTAAAGCAGAGAAATACCAAGCGAGGCCTACAACACTactatgatgatgatgatgcagcATCTAGTAGTACTGCAACTGGTGCAAgtcaggaagaggaagaagaacctCATCCAAAAAGATTTAAACGACTCCAGCTTGACGGTGCAGGACCTAGTGACCAGAAACATGAttaa
- the LOC133736552 gene encoding TMV resistance protein N-like isoform X1 has protein sequence MSIQSPSPPQWKYDVFLSFRGEDTRKAFTDHLYTALDHQGITTFRDDPQLHKGEAISPALFAAIEESRFALIVLSQNYASSTWCLDELVRILECMKARETVLPIFYDVDPSDVRKQTGRFKEAFIDHEERFKDDKEKVQRWRSALTEVATFSGWNSKEWYEAKLIRDIVEVIWKKLQPTSFSFAQNLVGIYSRLQPLNLLLGVGVDDVRFIGIWGMGGIGKTTMVRAVYERISHEFEFSFLLTDVRDSVEKSGLLILQKQLLSGIWTKKADISDLYEGATKIRRLLGHKKVLLILDDVTHSRHLKYLAGNQDWFGSGSRVLITTRNEHLLIEHGVERRLKVEEFNDEDSLQLFSWKAFKRGYPEEDFLGLSKSVINYAKGLPLALEVLGSFLHGRDRSEWNSSLRKLGRVCNLEIFDILKTSYDGLDDEEKKIFLDISCFFCGEDKDRVTEVLISCDVSAIIGIKVLIERCLLTVSYGRLRMHDLLQEMGREIVCQESTNEPGRRSRLWLPQDVKHVLTKNTGTEAIEGIVLDSTELGVKVEVNAKSFSMMNKLRYLVIKNGKLPNELECLPNSLRILKWTGYPSKSLPAHFNPEKLLELNMCHSCIEHFPLEIEPLYNLKTVKLSNSLNLVNTPNFEGMPHLELLFLEGCTRLYEVDPGVEVLENLTILSLKNCKNLVHFASSVRGLKSLKVLNLSGCSKLKKLPDDMGHLVSLEELHVNGTGIRELPSSIGMLERLPLLKMEDCEDLVCLPISVGGLKSLKDLNLSGCSKLDKLPEELGHIACLEEVDVSGTSIRELPCSIGMLEGLVSMSLRDCKRLVCLPSSVGGLKSLKDLNLSGCSKLDKLPDELGFVACLEKLDASGSGIREVPSSIGLLKNLKELYLGGCKGRSPKSWNMMFNPFQLLRKRSHILAGLSLPTLSGLHSLTNLDLSDCNLSEIPSDFGCLSLLTSLDLSKNQFVRLPESIGQLSRLEWLHLDWCRKLQTLPELPTGSWINSSNCISLDTLSNQIGKLMGVNCFKMVENESCKSTALSLLTRYLKFQHWTSSGFTRDFHFVAPGDEIPEWYNHQSMGSWITVELHPGWFTNKWMGFAFCVVFRLLKPLPPLVRWSIQCSLKANGKVYAVSGLGFGGQWGQPVSDHIWFFCGQRDEDSHLLWWQEIYQFELDFSIGMKFVQVKKCGVRMVYEEDVEELWQTLLKQRNTKRGLQHYYDDDDAASSSTATGASQEEEEEPHPKRFKRLQLDGAGPSDQKHD, from the exons ATGAGCATACAAAGCCCTTCACCTCCTCAGTGGAAATATGATGTCTTTTTGAGTTTTAGAGGCGAGGATACTCGAAAGGCTTTTACAGACCATTTATACACTGCATTGGATCATCAAGGAATCACAACTTTCAGGGATGATCCTCAACTTCACAAAGGGGAAGCTATTTCTCCAGCACTTTTTGCTGCAATTGAAGAATCAAGATTTGCTCTCATTGTTCTCTCACAAAATTATGCATCGTCAACatggtgcttggatgaacttGTAAGAATTCTTGAATGTATGAAAGCAAGAGAAACGGTGCTGCCAATTTTCTATGATGTTGATCCTTCTGATGTACGAAAGCAAACAGGGAGATTTAAAGAAGCTTTCATTGATCATGAAGAAAGGTTTAAGGACGATAAAGAGAAGGTGCAAAGATGGAGATCTGCTTTAACTGAAGTGGCAACTTTCTCTGGGTGGAATTCAAAGGAATG GTATGAAGCAAAGCTCATTAGAGATATTGTTGAAGTTATATGGAAAAAACTGCAACCTACATCATTCAGTTTTGCACAAAATCTAGTTGGAATTTACTCAAGATTGCAGCCACTCAATTTGCTTTTAGGTGTAGGGGTGGATGACGTCCGTTTCATTGGTATATGGGGAATGGGCGGGATTGGTAAGACAACTATGGTAAGAGCGGTGTATGAGAGAATATCTCATGAATTTGAATTTAGTTTCCTTCTTACCGATGTTAGAGACTCCGTTGAAAAAAGTGGTTTACTTATTCTACAAAAGCAACTTCTCTCTGGGATTTGGACAAAAAAGGCTGACATTTCAGACCTTTATGAAGGAGCCACCAAAATAAGGAGGTTGTTAGGTCACAAGAAAGTTCTTCTCATTCTCGATGATGTGACCCATTCAAGGCATTTGAAATATTTGGCAGGAAACCAAGATTGGTTTGGTTCAGGGAGTAGAGTTCTCATCACAACTAGAAATGAGCATTTATTGATCGAACATGGAGTGGAGAGAAGATTGAAGGTTGAGGAATTTAATGATGAGGATTCTCTTCAGCTTTTTAGCTGGAAAGCATTCAAAAGAGGTTACCCTGAAGAAGATTTTCTTGGTTTGTCTAAATCTGTCATAAATTATGCCAAAGGTCTCCCTTTAGCTCTTGAAGTACTGGGCTCTTTTTTGCATGGAAGAGATCGAAGTGAATGGAACAGTTCATTAAGAAAACTAGGAAGAGTGTGTAACTTGGAAATTTTTGACATACTTAAAACAAGTTATGATGGTCTAgatgatgaagagaagaaaatattcCTAGACATTTCATGCTTCTTTTGCGGAGAGGACAAAGATAGAGTAACAGAAGTACTGATCAGTTGCGATGTTTCTGCGATTATTGGAATAAAAGTTCTTATCGAAAGGTGCCTCTTGACTGTTTCATATGGAAGACTACGAATGCACGATTTGCTCCAAGAAATGGGTCGGGAAATTGTCTGCCAGGAATCTACTAATGAGCCAGGCAGGCGCAGTAGGTTATGGCTTCCTCAAGACGTCAAACATGTCTTGACCAAAAATACT GGAACAGAAGCAATAGAAGGCATTGTTCTGGACTCAACTGAGCTCGGAGTAAAGGTGGAGGTGAATGCTAAATCCTTTTCGATGATGAACAAATTGAGATACCTTGTCATTAAGAATGGGAAACTACCGAATGAGCTTGAATGTCTTCCTAATAGTTTACGAATTCTTAAATGGACCGGGTATCCCTCGAAATCTCTCCCAGCGCATTTCAACCCTGAGAAGCTACTAGAACTTAACATGTGCCATAGTTGCATTGAACATTTTCCTTTGGAAATAGAG CCTTTATACAATTTGAAAACCGTTAAACTCAGCAACTCTTTGAATCTTGTCAACACCCCAAACTTTGAAGGTATGCCACATCTTGAGCTTCTGTTTCTAGAAGGTTGTACAAGATTATATGAGGTTGACCCAGGAGTTGAAGTGCTTGAAAATCTTACGATTCTGAGCTTAAAAAATTGCAAGAATCTCGTGCATTTTGCAAGCAGTGTACGTGGCTTAAAATCTCTCAAAGTTCTTAATCTTTCAGGTTGCTCAAAGCTTAAAAAACTACCGGATGACATGGGTCATTTAGTAAGTTTGGAGGAGCTTCATGTGAATGGCACTGGCATAAGAGAATTACCTTCCTCTATTGGAATGCTTGAAAGACTTCCTCTGCTGAAAATGGAAGATTGCGAAGATCTCGTGTGTCTTCCAATTAGTGTAGGTGGCCTGAAATCTCTCAAAGATCTCAATCTTTCTGGTTGCTCAAAGCTTGACAAATTGCCAGAGGAGTTAGGCCATATAGCGTGTTTGGAAGAGGTTGATGTGAGTGGGACTTCTATACGAGAACTACCTTGCTCTATTGGCATGCTTGAAGGACTTGTTTCTATGTCGTTGAGAGATTGCAAACGTCTTGTGTGTCTTCCAAGCAGTGTGGGTGGCTTAAAATCTCTGAAAGATCTCAATCTTTCTGGTTGCTCAAAACTTGATAAATTGCCAGATGAGTTGGGTTTTGTTGCCTGTTTGGAGAAGCTTGATGCGAGTGGAAGTGGCATAAGAGAAGTGCCATCCTCTATTGGTCTTTTGAAAAACCTCAAAGAATTATATCTTGGTGGATGTAAAGGACGGTCACCTAAATCATGGAATATGATGTTCAACCCTTTTCAGTTATTGCGAAAAAGAAGTCACATTCTGGCAGGATTGTCGTTGCCCACTTTGTCTGGTTTGCATTCATTAACCAACTTGGATCTAAGTGACTGCAATCTTTCTGAAATCCCCAGTGATTTTGGATGCTTGTCCTTGTTAACAAGTTTAGATTTGAGCAAAAATCAATTTGTTAGACTACCTGAGAGCATCGGCCAACTCTCTAGACTTGAATGGCTTCACTTGGATTGGTGCCGCAAGCTTCAGACATTGCCAGAGCTTCCAACTGGTTCATGGATAAACAGCAGCAATTGCATTTCATTAGACACATTGTCCAATCAAATAGGAAAATTGATGGGTGTTAACTGTTTCAAAATGGTGGAGAATGAAAGCTGTAAGAGTACAGCACTTTCATTGCTAACACGCTACCTGAAGTTTCAACATTGGACTTCTTCCGGATTTACCCGTGATTTTCACTTTGTTGCTCCTGGAGATGAAATTCCAGAGTGGTACAATCACCAAAGTATGGGGTCTTGGATAACTGTAGAGTTGCATCCAGGTTGGTTTACTAATAAGTGGATGGGATTCGCATTCTGTGTCGTTTTTAGACTCCTCAAACCACTCCCGCCTTTGGTTCGGTGGTCAATTCAGTGCTCATTGAAGGCCAACGGAAAAGTCTATGCTGTTTCTGGTCTAGGTTTTGGGGGACAGTGGGGTCAACCAGTGTCGGATCACATTTGGTTCTTCTGTGGGCAACGTGATGAAGACTCTCATCTACTTTGGTGGCAGGAAATCTATCAGTTTGAATTGGACTTCTCCATAGGAATGAAATTTGTGCAAGTGAAGAAGTGTGGGGTCCGTATGGTATATGAGGAAGATGTGGAGGAGCTTTGGCAAACATTATTAAAGCAGAGAAATACCAAGCGAGGCCTACAACACTactatgatgatgatgatgcagcATCTAGTAGTACTGCAACTGGTGCAAgtcaggaagaggaagaagaacctCATCCAAAAAGATTTAAACGACTCCAGCTTGACGGTGCAGGACCTAGTGACCAGAAACATGAttaa